The window TCCCAGTTGAAGTTCTGACTGTCGTGCGATATCCCAACAAGGCATAAGGCAGTATGTCATGCCATGATCGTTGACTATCGACCATCTTTCAAaatcttcttgatgttcttgttggcagcttctaCTGCTCCattcatttgaggacgatatgcGGTCGAATTTCGATGAATGATCTTGAACTGTTCACATGTCTCTTTCATTAAATTACTATTCAAGTTTGCTCCATTGTCTGTGATGATTGACTTGGGTATCCTAAAttggcaaatcaagttattcttaACAAAAACTATTACCACCTTCTTGGTCACCGTCTTGTATGAGGCAGCTTCTATCCACTTGGTAAAGTAATCAATAGTAACTAAAATAAATCTGTGTCCATTAAAAGCTAGTGGCTCAATCGGGCCGATGACATCCATGCTACAAGCTACAAACGGCCAGGGCAAGCTCATAATATTAAGTTCGTGTAGGGACACCCGAATCAGATCTCCTGGTACTTGGAACTTATGGCATTTTTGCACAAACTTGCTACAATCACTTTCGATGGTCATCCAGAAATAAACCCGTTCATATGAGTTCCACATGTTCCGACATAAATTTTTTCAAGTAATTTTGTAGCTTTAATGGAATCTACACATCGCAAAAGTTCCAAGTTTGGGGTCCTCCTGTGAAGGACTTCCCCAGTCAAAAAGAAATTATTGGCCATCTGATGGATTGTTTTCTTTTGATTTACGGTTGCATCTTCGGGATACGCCCCAACTTCTAAATACCTCTTGATATCGAAGTATCATGGCTTTTCGTCTGGTTCTGCCTCAACTTTTGCGCAATGTGCAGGTTGTTTTTTCACACTTTTCTCCAACGGATCAATGTAAATTTGATCCAGATGttgaatcatggaggatatagtgGCCAAAGCATCGAGGAACTCATTTTGTATTCTGGGAACATACTTGAATTCTACCTCCTTGAATCTTCTGCATAACTTATGTACTAATTCCACATATGGCGTgattttagggttctttatggctCATTCACCCCGAACCTAGTGAACTAATTGATCAGAATCTACAATGACTAGTAGCTCccaaatattgatataaatagcCAGTCTAAGATCGAGAACACAAGCCTTATATTCAGGAATATTATTGGTGCAAAAGAAACGCAGTTTAGCCGTAACTAGATAATGTTGACCAGTTTCTGATATTAAGACTGCCTTAATtcctaaacccttgaaattaacCGCCCAATCTGGGTACATTTCGGCAATGTCTTCCCCTACGACAGTACCTTTTTATCTGGGCAATAAGTTCGGAGTagctcatactcttcatcaacTGTATTCTCTATCAGATGATCTACAAGGTCCTGCCCTTTGATCGCCTTTTGAGTCAcgtatacaatgtcgaactcactcaatagcATTTGTCATTTGGCTAATTTCCCCGTGGGCATGGCCTTTTGGAATATGTACTTCAATGGATACATTCTGGAGATGAAATACGTTGTATTGACGTCAggtaatgcctcaacttttggtCCACCCAAGTCAATGCACAACATGTTTTTTCCAATAGCGTGTAATGAGCCTCATATGGAGTGAACTTCTTACTCAAGTAATAAATTGCTTTTCCTTCTTCCCAGTTTCATCCTGTTGCCCTAAGACACATCCAAATGCATTATCAGAGACCGATAAATACAACAATAGAGGACTTTCTTCTCTTGGGGGAACTAGTACTGGTGTACTAGACAAATAATCCTTGATCTTGTCAAAAGCTCCCTGGCATTCCTCAGTTATTCACTTGCTGCATCTTTCTTTAACATCTTGAGGATTGGCTCACAAATAACCATTGACTGGGCTATGAACCTGATGATGTAATTCACtctctctaagaaactcatgacTTCCTTCTTCGTCTTCGGAGGAGGCAGTTCTTGAATCGCCTTAAGTTTTGAAGGGTCAAGCTCAATGCCCCTTCTACTAACTATGAAACCCAACAGCTTCCCAGTCAGCACCCTAAAAGCATAATTAGCGGGGTTCAGCTTCAGATTGTACTTTCACAATTGATCAAACAACTTTCCCAAATGAGCCAAGTGGTCCAAACTCCTGCTAGATTAGATGATCACGTTGTCCACATACACTTCAATCTCCTTATGGATTATACCATGAAATATGGTCATCATGGCTCTCATATACGTAGCCCCAGCATTCTTGAGATCGAAGGGCATTACCCAATAGTGATAAACAACTCAGGGTGTGATGTAGATTATTTTCTATGCATCTTCTTTGTACATCAGTATTTGATGGTATCCGGCAAAGCAATCCACGAATGCCTGTATTTCATGCCTTGCACAGTTGTCAATGAGAATATAAATATTGGGTAATGGAAagttatctttaggactggctttGTTCAAGTCCCTATAATCGACACAAATCCTGACCTTTCTATCCTTCTTCGGTACTAGAACAATATTGGCTAGCCATGTTAGATATTTCGTGACTTCAACCACGTCGCTTGGATCTGCTTAGTAACTTTCTCCTTGATTTTCAGACTCAGATCTGACTTAAATTTCCGCAACTTTTGCTTCACAGGATTGAACCCCGGATCAATTGACAACTTGTGTGATACAATATCTGAATCTTGGCATGTTATCATACGACCAAGCAAATATGTCAATGTATTCTTTAAGAAACCCGATGCATTTTCTTTTCTGTGCTTCTGCAAGATGAACACTGATCCTGGTTTCTTTGACTTTTCCATCATCACCTAGATTAACTATCTCAGTTTCTTCTAAGTTGGGCTTTTCCCGATCCTCAAATTCTTTTAATTCCTCTGTTAATCGCTCTGGGGCCACTATTTCTTCATCAAAGTTTTCTCATTCATCATCATTGgctttgatttattcatttagctcttgacatgacatgacattagcaggttttaaattattattactaaaatcaTAACAATATAAGTTAGATTAAAGCGATTGAATAATGTAGTGAAATCGATAAAAATGTCTTTGCAATAAGAGAGACTTccattgaaatttaaaatattatagacATTGGCTACAATCCGCACTAGTGCGGGTCTGAGCCTTTTGGGAAACATAAAAAGCGAAAATGAcgtaaataaaacttaaaaagtGGGTCCCGAGCCTCATTCGGACTACCACCAATTTTGCAAAAGTTAAATTGCATCATTTCATCTACCACTTCAATTGGGGAGTCATGACTAGAGTAGAAGTCCAGTTCGACAGCTTCTCCCCTGGCTCATCTTTCTTGATCTCGATCTTCTCAAGGAAATCCTCCATAATGGCATCACACTCTTTAAATAAATTCCCTATTCCATTCTCGGGACCATCACGTATAGGCTTCATAAATACAAGGAATGACTGGTAGAGCGGAGGTAATCTCTTCGCCAATTGTGGGCTTCTTTCGTTATCTCTCTTTTACCTTCCTTACTTGGCACATAGCCTATCCCATATTTGAAAAACTACTCTGGGATCGCGACCGGCTCAATGATCCTATTCAAATTCTTTCCTAATCCACGCCCAGGTTCAAAACTGTTTCTCAGCATAACAGTGGCCAACATCTGGTAAATTGAAGGCATTGGCTTATAAGGAGTTAGGTCTTCCTTAGCTGCATTCATGATCTCTACTGTATAAAAGTCACTCCCTTTCGGGACTTCTTCAATCACAGGAGCACAACCATTAGGGTGACTTAGATGACTCCATTTACCATGGATGACCACTTTATTATTTTCCCACACAAATTTCACTAATTGGTGTAACGTTAAAGAAACGGCCCTTGTTGCGTAAATCTAAGGCCTTCCTAAGAGCAGATTATAACTTATGGAAATATCTATCATTTGAAACTCAACCAAGAACTCTTCCGGCCCCATTTGAAAAACGCAACATCACTTCCCCAATAGTGTTTCTCTGACCCCCGTCAAAACCTCTTACATTTACCGTGTTTTGACGCATTTTCCCTATATCATAGTGCAACTGAGTCAGAACAGATAAGGGAAAGATATTCAGACCTGATCTATCATCAATTAATACCCTGTTAATGATCTTATCTTGGCATCTGATAGTGATATACAATGCTTTGTTGTGCATTACTCCTTCGAAGGGTAACTCATCTCCATCGAAGCTAATGCGATGAGCTCCCACCACTCTACTGATCATAGCCACTAAATTTTTAGTGCTGGTGCCCACGGGCACATGGGCTTTATCAAGAACTTTCAGTAGAGCTTGTTTATGATATTGAGAACTCAtaagcaatgcccaaatagaaatCTGAGCGGGCGTCTTCTCCAAATATTTCACAATAGAGTACTCTTTCGGCTGCATTCTTCTCTAAAATTCTTCGATTTCCCCTTCCAAGATTGGCGTTTTCTAAGCACTCTTCTTGTAGGCATCATTAGCAAGCTCCTATGAAGTGTAACATCTCCCTGATCTAGTTATTCCTTGCACAGTGGCGACTTCTACCATAAATTCTTCCCTTGCAGGAACTAAGCGAAGGTTTGATGAGGTGCGATAAAGGTAACAAATTTGGGTTTCTCGATGATAGTTAAGGTAGCAACTACTTTTTCTACATCTTTCACCCTATCCATTTTTTCCAGGCTAGCCTGGGTTATAGACTTACTCACCATTCACTCATCATATATTTCTATCATACTGATGGTTGCCCCTTTATGATTTGGGAGTAGGTTGGTCATAATATTCGGCGACGGCGTTTGAAGCGAAATCACCTTTTGGTCaatcaaatcttgaattttatgctttaaattaataCAGTCCTCAGTTGTGTGTCCAACACCTCCTAAATGATATGCACAATACTGATTGACATACAAAAATTGAGAATTGGTATTGGTGATTTTCGGTGGGATAGGTtggatgagatctatttttttaaacCTTCCAAACAACTGAGTTCTACTTCAGCCAAAGCGGTGAAATTTGTAGTGACTTTCTTGTCATTATTTGGACGAGGAAGATTTTGGTAAGCAGGAGGCGAGACTTGATGGTAATTTTGGCTAACTGGAGCTTTTTGGTAGGCTTGAAAATTTAAGAGTGGAGCTTGGTAGTGAGCTGATAATTGGTAATTGAGCTGGGTAATTTGGTTGATTTGTATTGAAATTTGGTTATGGAATTTGGGGGATAGGTTGGGTATAGAACACAGGTTGGGTATTTTGTGGAGCTGACGGGTATATAGACGGTGATGGCCTTTGCCCAGAATTagaatcaaaaaaattctttgaCTTTAGGTTTGGACTAGAGGATATGAAAGAcacattttctctctttttctttgggAATCCTGAAGATCCAAGTTGTGCAGAGGTCATGTTGATTTTTCCTGTCCTGAGTCCTTCTTCAACTGTTTCACCAATCTTAACCAAATTAGCAAAGGTGGCACGAACTGCCGATATCATTTTGTCATAAAACTTTCCCTCTGGAGCTCGGGTAAACACAATGACTATTTCTTCTTTTGTCATAGGAGGTTGCACCTTTGCTGCCTCTTTTCGCCAATGATAAGCATATTCACAAAAGAATTTGTTAGACTTTTGCCTGATGCGGTTCAAAGAATATCGATCAGGAACCATCTCTATATTGTAGGTAAATCTATCAATAAAATCCCTGGCTAAAGCTTTCTATTCAGGCCATTTTTTTAGCTCCTGTGAAGCAAACCATTCTAATGCTTCCTCACTCAAACTTCGACTAAAGAGCCTCATTTGCAAAGCCTCGTTCCTACCAGCACCTACCATTTGGTCACAATATCCTCTCAAGTGGGTCGTAGGGTTTTCAGTACCATTGAATATCTTAAACTTAGGGACTTTAAATCCTTCGGGCAGGTTCAATTCAGGGTGAATGCAAAGGTCATCATAACTGAGCCCTACTGCATTGGGCGAACCATGTGTCTTCTTCATCTTGGCAATCAGCGGTAGCTCCCTAGCATGTTTGTCTTCAGGCACCTTACACTCCTTCTACATCTCTTCATAATGGTTAATTTCTCAATTTTGAGGGAATGTATGGTAAGAGATAGGCATTACAGTGGCATGGATGGTGGCGGGAGACATATTTTGGGTCATCAGAGGATTCTGAGTGGTGTGAGCAAAGTTTTGGTATGTGGTGACGGGGTTTTGGGGAATATTGGTATTGGGACTGAAAGTGGGGTGGGTATTTTGGGAAGTGAAGGCATTTGTGGAGTTATTTTGGTAATTTGGAGTAAAGCTTTGAGGGTGGTAAGCATTTGGATTGTTTTCTCGGTTAGTATTGTAAGTATGAGGGGTATAGGTTTGACACGATAGATTGATGGGATTAATGGGAGGTCTAGGCATAGAAGCGGAGGGTATGTCATTTGGTTGGCTTTCATTGTTAGGAGAGCTAAAATGAGGGAATCGGAGTGGAAGTGCATGGATATCCAAGACTGGCGTATTAGCGGCGATGGCCAGATTAGCCATATCTTTTTCTCGTTGTACTTCTTCTTGAAGCTCCTCCATTCTCCTAGTTAGTTCAATGATCATCTCACCTTGTCCCGTTATCACACCATCCCTAACAGTAATTTCGGTGAGAGCATTATCCTCACTACTAGCAGTCATTCTTTCCTCTTCAGCTAAGTGATGGTCGAGGGAGTAATTTTTATTTGCCTTAGATCTAGTGAAGTATTGATGTTCAGCCAGTTTTGCCAACACAGATCAATTTCTACTTACTTGATTACCTGATAAAACAACTCCAAAGGCAACTATGTTAGATTCGGTTAGTGACAACTAATACAAGATATCTGACataaaataaacatacaaagtTGCTTTTATCGTAGGTAAATTGATCCATGGGTGggtattgactcaaaagaaattaACGAGCAGGACTTTATCCGTTGAATTTTTGGATAAATGGTTCTTGACAAGATTTTTGTCAAGTCTTCTGATTTTGGACTCATATGACATTTTTTGACAAAACGAGACATAACAATTCTAAAGGATAAAGGTCGGGCcaaaaggctgcctacgtatctcacaaagAAGAAATCAGGTCGCACGTAATTCAAATAGCTTTGGATAAAACTTCATTTTGTTGAAATTCCATTAAAGTTCATTACATCAGGAAAATATGAAAGGAAAACCATGGCAGAAAAGACAAGACTAATGACTAAGTCCTAGATAGATGCGGGTATTCTCACTTCATTCTGCTTCTTTTACATCTTGATCTTCTATGGGTGGTATAGCGGAAATTCTAGCTTGACTCTTCCTGTATCCACTAGGCTCTTTAAATCCATCTTAAAAGTGTGGCAAGTCTCCAAGTCGTGCCCTCCGATCCCTCCATGATAATGGCAAACCTTTCTAAATTTTTTCCAAGCCTTAGACATCATATTAGGCTCCCTCTCCactgattttaaaattttggcaTGAATGAGCTTTGAGTAGATTTCATGGTAGGTATCTTCAAACTTTGTAAAGTCTTATTGGTAAATATACACGTCATTGATGGGTATGCCTAGATCAACCTGATCACAACAAAGAATGGTTTGTGGTCCCAACAAATTGTTCATCTGACCATTCCAGATCATGTTGCAAATTCTAGTCTTCAGAAAAATACACTCATCAATAGTGTGGCCACATTGGTTTGGATGATAATGACATCTTTTATGAACATTTTTGAGAAGACAGCCAAATCCCTCTGTTTGATTAGGGtggaggactctcatatcttttagGACCTGATAGACCATCGAGCATGTCACGATCTAGGGGTACCGAGAGTCATTTTGAGTGAGCTTTGAGGGTGATATTTTCACTTCCTGCCCTGATCGTAGTTTGCCAAACAACATACCCTTTAATCTTAGCCAGCGGTCCTATCTTAAGTTTGAAGGCGGAGCTTGCTTAAACTTTTTCTTTTCCTGTGCGATCAACTTTTTGACTTTAGCAATTTCCTCGTTGGCCTGATCGGCCCTCCTAATCAATCTCTTGATCTCTTCTTTTTACATTTCTTCTATTTGGGCTAACTCCATTATTCGTCTTTTCAGTTGTGTGGTCCTTGAATCCATGACAAATTTTCCTGAAAGAATAGAAATACGAAAATGGTTGAGGACTTTCTGAGAAACTTGGGACTTGGAATGTTTTGGATGGACTTTAGATAGTAGGTGTGTATTTTCTGCCCAAAGGGTTTTCTAAAGATTTGTTGGGGAATGGATCAATTTACCTTTGATTTAACAACACGCATAGCACATAAATAGTTATATCACATAAGATAATTATATCAcacgataataaaataataaatagcgTTTCCTAGTTGGGCGACCCTTTTGAGCTAAGGGTTAGCCTAACGCCAAGTAATTGAGATTATGATAAATTGATCCAAGCCAATAATTAATGATATTGCTCGAGTTTGGAGTTAGAAAATGAGAAACAAACCACTTTATTTAAATATCATCATTAGACCATTACATCGATTCCAAAAACATAAAGAGAATACATGATAACAAAGTGGAATCCTAGCCAAAAACATAAAGAGAGTACATGATAATAAAAGAGAAATCCTAGCAACTAAACTAAGTCTTCATGCTCCAAAATGTGCCAAAGATCCGGGAATGACTTGTTCCCACATTTCAGGTGATATGACAAAATGGTTGATCAAGATACCATGCACCCATTCTGTTTCTTCAAGATCTTCATATCCAACGACTTTTCCTTGACATCTAAACCCACCTCCTCCATATCTACTGATAACCACACATAATACTCTGGAGCACATTAAGCTTGATCGTAAAGCACATCTAATGTCATCAGATTCCCCACTCTCGAAACAACTCCATTGCTCTAGGAATCTCAAAGAGTGGACCAAAATCAACCTCAAATCTACTTATATCTCCATGAAGTGGAATGATTTGATTATGTCTAAATTATCGAAGCACTCGTGAGGGAGCATATGGTTGAAGACCCTTTAAGCCGATAAGCTCAATATAATGTCATACGGCCCCTGATGACGGCGGTACGAGGTGACAACCATGGGTATCTCCATTGGATTTGATTGCCCGTGAACACCCTTATGCATGTATACCAATCATTTGTACCAACGGGAGCTACAAATTTTGTCATCCTTTGTAGATAAAAGTCGATCCTATTAGGTCTGCTAAAGAGCATGTCGACCATGGCATTATGTCTATAGAAATGCTTTATAGCCCAAATCTGAAGCAGGAGATTGCAACCTTCGAAGAACCTTCTTCCTCTAGCACATTTAGATAATGCCCTCATTATTTCTGTTGGAATCATTGGAGCTAATGtaacttcaatattttcaacctCGTGAAAAAGATCTTAAATCACGGAGCTAAGGAAAGTGTCAATCCTTCCATGCTCTTAAGGAAAGACTAGAGTGTCTAGCAAAGCAATGGCAAAAGCGATAGGACGTTTCTTTCTCCAACTCTTAGCAGAACAAGAGAACTCCCTGCTAAAGACCCCATGATCATCCTTGTGACCAAATCTTTCATACAATTAGTCAAGAGAAATCCAATCACGATCCAAACACGCAAGCTTGAGGTTGTTTCTGAGCCCAAGAAGATGCAAGAATTTCTTTCCTGACTGTTTGCGAGGTAAGATCATATCCCATCCTTGATACTTCAAATCGATAAATCCACCAATTTCTTCAATTGTGGGGGTCAATTCAAAATCTTTGAATTTGAACACAACTCTAATGGGATCCAGAACTTGAGTAATGCCTTGACTATATGCCTATCAGAAGGGATATAAATCAATGATGTCAAAAACCCAAAGTTCTCCTATTCTCGAACCTATGTTCCATCTTGATATTCTCCCACCATCTTCTTAGCTTAAGTAGCACACACACAACCATTTGAGTGTTGCCAAAACTAGGTAAGGTATCCATTCTAGCAACCTACAAGAAGATAACATAAGCAAATGTTTTTCCAAACTCAATTTGATTAGATTTTAACTTGGATCGACTTATCATTATCTCTGCACATAATATGAGGATCGTCATTAGATCGTGAACCCTTTTGACATAAAGGAGTTTCCTAAATTTGCGGAATGAGACCATGGGTCAAAACGCCTATGGCTTATGCATGCATAACCTAAATCAAGGGTGACAACGCTCTATCTTAAGTTTTGCTAAGATTTGGATAGACCTGAACTTGAATTGCCTATATGAGAAGGCACGTGGTCCCACGATAGTAAAACTCCTGCTTACCCCACGTATGCACCGACTCTTTAAAATAGataatttgaaagaattttagaaaagtacaatgtacaatccGCGTGTACAATGTGTGTTAGTGTCAATTTTCTTAAGTGGAGAAAATATGAACGAAATATCAGTTTATATGACATttaacaaataaacacataatagTTAGCCACAAGAAGTTAGAAAGTTTCTTTTGGCTAGAACCTAGATACATCCCCAGCAGAGTTTCCATTTATGTTTTATctctttttgaattttattttttaagaaaatggttttattgaaaatatttcaaaatttacaagtaatttgaaaaaattaacagagtcgccacttgattttattgaaaatattaagaaaaacttaaagagatttcaaagttttaaaaataaaaataaatctttaaaatcaGAGAACTGAGTAAAGGTTTAGTTAActccctaagaaggtttttaggGCACTTAGGAGCGGTCGTTTTAAAACAGTTCAccaaaaagtttattttttgacTAACTTGAAAAGGGTGACTAactttgccaaaaaaaaaaaaaagttgaattttaaatattaagatAATTTATCTACACATCTAAAatgacatttatttattcaaacgAGAAATAGTCTACTTGACTTAGGGAAAAAAAGCTATAATATATCCTACTTAAttcaatattaatttatttttatttttttgagaaagattGCAAGATATTTCGTCTAATTTGAGAAACAATACGAAATATCTtgcttgagaaaaatattttgtttaataaagagaaaatctaaattttttagaaataatcaAGGAAGATGCCAATTAGAAATTTTCTACTTAGTTCGTGATTATTTCTAGGGAACTTATGAAATATTGGCTTGAATACAAAGAAGGAAACTTATCTAAGCTAGATGGCATATTTGAATTTAAGGAGATAGGTCGATTTTCATGAaaaattgcatgattattttattattgatgttttcaACTTATTATGAGAGGTCAATAAcatcttcttttaaaaaaaaaaatgttaaaggCATtgcatgtaaaaaaataaaataaaataaaatattttttgccaattatgaaaaaaaaaaaatttgcaacacaaaatagtttcttgaatttgaagaaaattacTGTTTTTACCCCTAAGTAGACTATTAGTAGCAAATGtcatttttgtctttctttttatgaattatgtgggaaaattataaaataaatagtttGAGATAGATGGAATGGCAACAACGTCAGGAAAATtactagattaattaattatggTTAGTGCTAACATAAATAAACAAGTATGTATTAAtaattctaaaaattacacaaatacaacttatgtttcaatattacaaaaaatcccaactccctaaacatattacaaaaatcccaacatatacacaaaatgcaATGTATATGTcgattatgttatgtatattaacagagagagtaaagtaattaaagggcaaaattcagaaataacatacttatccccttaattatgagtttcatagcaacagtttcataattacataatgtaatttgataaaagtgttgttattttttgtaatttaatacttaaatatgctactttatgtattttttccttaaaaaagtgagaaaaagggTAATTTCTTCCAAAAGggttattatttatgttatttatacttaataATTACAAAAGAATAAAGATAAAGAGTTGGGAATTGGGCCCCTTTAGCTTGCCCAACCTTTGGGCTTTTAATCTTATGGAATTTAGCTCCATTTTTCTGCATTGTATACCACATGTATATCAGCCCCCTTTTCCTGTGTTTTCGTATATATACGGTGTATGTATGACCATATTTCAGTTATATACACACAAACTTAATTTCCTCCATGTATAATCATCTTCCTTTTCCATTTTCCTTTTTCTGCAGCTGTTATTTATGTATATCAGCATGTATATCACTGTATACTGATGCAAAAATAGAGCTTTTAGGACTTTAAGGTTTTGATCTGTATTCAACTCAACAAGGATGCAAGGAATGAGTCCAAAAGGACTCGAACGAGAGCGTTCATGCAAAAGAAATGAGATAAGGATTAGTGTCCATACAAGCACACAATAAAAATTAACCAAAAGAAGGGACACAATAAGAATTAACCAAAAGAAGGGAAACAAAACTAACGCACTTTTATTCACCATGGGACACCAATTCATGGTGCATAATTACAACCTAAATCAGGTATAAAGGTCAAAATATGGACGACGCGTTACAACCAACACTAGGACATGGTTCATACAAAATTTAACTAACGCatatactactacacatatttatATTGACTTTTCTATAGCTCAAATAAATGTATTACTATGAGACATATATACATGAGACAATTATGACAATTACAAATGCATATACTATGAAACAAACACAAACAGTTCcatgaaaaacaacaaaagtttgaggcttttcaacaaacatatTCCCACAAGCCGAATCTTAACTCTTAACAATAACAAAGAAATACGTAAAGCTCAAAACATCAGCCCCAAAAAACTCATCGATACAGTGGAATTCATATTGCAATGTCAAATCGTGCAAAAACAAAAATGCAACAATAAGAGGTTTCACACCTGTTTTAGGGCAGGAACAAGGGACAAACGAGCTTAACGACCGAAATTCCACAACCTAGGCTCGATTTCGATCACTGAAATTCCAGCAATCATCGAATTTTGATTTTTGTCTTGAACGTTCCTCGAAGATTTTCGGTTTTAGAAACGTGCGCCTCCAGAATCTCCAAGTTTTTCCCCAAAAAATCTTCTTTTTCCATGGTGAGGGAGGGGCTATTTATAGATGAGATCcggatttgaaaaaataatttttgcaaAAGGATGGAATTTGAATTCCAATTCAACAAAAAATCTCCACAATATCTTGAATTAATGACGATTTCAGAGcaactttttgttgtttcacAATTTGGGGACTGTTTCCCTGCCACTGTAGGTTTCAAAGGGTTGGACGAGCTAAAAAAACAGATATGACGTGGCTGGGTTTTGGGGATGGACGTCGTTCattggttttgttgttgttgacgtTGTATTGCTATTACGTCGTTGGTGAATTGTTGAATATTGTTGTCGTGGTTTTGGTTTTGCCGTTTGACATTGTTGTTTTGTTCGATATTTGTACGCTGTTGAATGTCATTGCTGTACGTGTTTGTGTGTCGGTGTATTGTTGGTGTTATGTGCTGTTAAGGTGGAAAATGAGTCAAAAGGGTAAAAGAAATTTGGGTCGGGTTACCTCCACATTGGGTTGGGCGGTGTGCTGCTGTTGGGTTGGGCGGTGTGCTGCTGTTGGGCTGCTGATGTTGTTGACTTGTTGGGCTGCTATTGTGGCCCAAAATTAAGAATAAGAAAGGGTTACTTTGGCCAATTCTTGGGTCGTTTAAAATATAGCTATATTAGATAGGGATTTAGttagttcatttaaattttgatcATATTGACAATTAATCAGCCAATTTGCTTTGCAACTTTGGtctatttaatttcaattatgaccaaattcaATGGATCGACTAAACTGAATCaaaaatttgaaatgaattaCCAACCAATTcaatcctgagcttcttgattca of the Capsicum annuum cultivar UCD-10X-F1 chromosome 11, UCD10Xv1.1, whole genome shotgun sequence genome contains:
- the LOC124888941 gene encoding uncharacterized protein K02A2.6-like; its protein translation is MWNSYERVYFWMTIESDCSKFVQKCHKFQVPGDLIRVSLHELNIMSLPWPFVACSMDVIGPIEPLAFNGHRFILVTIDYFTKWIEAASYKTVTKKVVIVFVKNNLICQFRIPKSIITDNGANLNSNLMKETCEQFKIIHRNSTAYRPQMNGAVEAANKNIKKILKDGR